The following are encoded together in the Oreochromis niloticus isolate F11D_XX linkage group LG12, O_niloticus_UMD_NMBU, whole genome shotgun sequence genome:
- the LOC100710702 gene encoding zinc finger protein 37 isoform X2, translated as MCQIMSLDLAKTSLSQQQSNSESDSTVQPDITRIKDEHEEMCISQERQQLTQQQAPAASKVTPASTDQSARSDQSQPSGPDQTNPAASNDPKPRVSNEDERDRESSPVPPPDDDNHFFCHNSDEGESQADITCNYGSETPTRGDTDTSSAITAAQPLDKENNDVGSTANSGTEEGQVCTNESNEPASDGRCNIENISSTSNSELTPTVRCNSETTSAMSTEPTQNKKRIDGNETSTATAGLTSNTKQSGDYTTSTKSTEQTLTKSPTETRCPDVTPHEKRDQTSPPVGNGEPAPNKSSQDGGPNSTVSLYEKSSDKKTSATSDEHASRKKRSDEKKKPSRSTDLAASRKPRDGKMSSSTTPQLMPNEKHKDWDTNDDTEPSPDFTCHDISMENTEPIQNKTSDHEQVASNGSPDQAENGQSTEGNTSSISSSELAQKKQSEGKLASQNKNSNSDEATLAESTETTPNKMPGDETTSTTSTSSRKHTHQRTSSTRSRDLTKHKKHRHRDTKSLSSKEAGLLKRQNDGSATSGGSTNPTQRKRHKDQSGESTQTTEGRHSEKNNNGSKTSSGSTDPTQKKRHRESEKRLKASNESDGGNAKDEENPYKCDRCGKVMSNFKNYKFHMKSHTVEKTFKCETCGKMFRESWDLNKHLVIHSAEKPFKCDVCGNGFNRRYNLDLHVRVHTGEKPYKCSTCGKSFSSCVNMKKHMRIHTGEKPYTCNECGKEFADSSAFKNHLRVHTGERPFKCTYCKKKFATNTTLKRHTRTHTGEKPYKCTVCDKVFGHKTDLKGHMRMHTGEKPYKCTSCGEQFSTWLKLHKHKQRAHASESEKPAE; from the exons ATGTGCCAAATAATGTCTTTAG ATCTTGCAAAGACTTCTTTGAGTCAGCAGCAGAGTAACAGTGAGAGTGACTCCACTGTTCAGCCTGATATTACACGGATTAAAGATGAGCATGAGGAAATGTGCATCAGTCAGGAACGACAGCAGCTCACACAGCAGCAGGCGCCTGCTGCTTCTAAGGTGACTCCAGCTTCAACTGATCAAAGTGCCCGCAGTGATCAGTCTCAGCCTTCAGGTCCTGACCAAACGAATCCTGCAGCAAGTAATGATCCCAAACCCAGAGTCTCTAATGAAGATGAACGTGACAGAGAGAGTTCTCCAGTACCACCTCCAGATGATGACAACCACTTCTTCTGTCACAACTCGGATGAAGGGGAGAGTCAAGCTGACATAACTTGTAACTATGGAAGTGAAACACCAACAAGAGGCGATACGGACACATCATCAGCTATTACAGCAGCGCAGCCGTTAGATAAGGAAAACAATGATGTGGGCAGCACAGCAAACAGTGGTACAGAGGAAGGACAGGTGTGTACCAATGAGAGCAATGAGCCAGCATCAGATGGAAGATGTAACATTGAAAACATATCATCAACCAGTAATTCTGAGTTAACACCTACTGTAAGATGTAATAGTGAGACCACATCAGCTATGAGTACTGAGCCAACACAGAACAAGAAACGTATAGATGGGAATGAAACGTCAACCGCAACTGCTGGCCTAACGAGTAACACAAAACAAAGTGGTGACTACACAACATCTACAAAAAGCACTGAACAAACACTAACAAAGAGCCCAACAGAAACTAGATGCCCCGATGTAACACCACATGAGAAACGCGATCAAACGAGCCCTCCGGTAGGGAACGGTGAACCAGCACCAAATAAGTCAAGTCAAGATGGGGGACCAAACTCAACTGTCAGCCTATATGAAAAAAGCAGTGATAAGAAAACATCAGCTACAAGTGATGAGCATGCATCTAGAAAGAAACGTAGCGATGAGAAGAAGAAACCAAGCAGAAGTACTGATTTAGCTGCAAGTAGGAAACCCAGAGATGGAAAAATGTCATCAAGTACAACTCCTCAGTTAATGCCAAATGAGAAGCATAAAGACTGGGACACAAACGATGACACTGAGCCTTCACCAGACTTTACATGTCACGACATATCAATGGAAAATACTGAGCCAATTCAAAATAAGACTAGTGACCATGAACAGGTAGCATCAAATGGAAGTCCAGATCAGGCAGAAAACGGCCAATCCACTGAGGGGAACACATCCTCAATTTCAAGTTCTGAGCTAGCACAAAAGAAGCAGAGTGAAGGAAAACTAGCTTCACAAAATAAGAATTCTAACAGTGACGAAGCTACATTGGCTGAAAGTACCGAAACAACGCCAAATAAGATGCCTGGTGATGAGACTACAAGTACTACGTCAACCTCAAGTAGGAAACATACACATCAGAGAACATCATCAACCAGAAGCCGGGATTTAACAAAACACAAGAAGCATAGACATAGAGACACAAAGTCTTTAAGTAGTAAGGAAGCAGGACTGcttaaaagacaaaatgatGGGAGCGCAACATCAGGAGGAAGCACCAACCCAACACAAAGGAAAAGACATAAGGATCAGAGTGGGGAATCCACCCAAACTACAGAGGGAAGACAcagtgagaaaaacaacaatGGGAGCAAAACATCAAGTGGAAGTACTGATCCAACTCAAAAGAAGAGACATAGGGAAAGTGAAAAACGCTTAAAAGCATCAAATGAGAGTGATGGTGGTAATGCCAAAGATGAGGAAAATCCTTACAAGTGTGACCGGTGTGGCAAAGTGATGTCCAATTTCAAAAACTACAAATTTCATATGAAGAGCCACACAGTTGAGAAGACGTTCAAATGTGAGACTTGTGGCAAGATGTTCCGGGAAAGTTgggatttaaataaacatttagtgatTCATTCAGCCGAGAAGCCCTTCAAGTGCGACGTCTGTGGAAACGGGTTCAACCGACGTTATAATCTCGACCTGCACGTCAGGGTTCACACTGGGGAAAAGCCCTACAAATGCAGCACCTGCGGGAAAAGCTTCAGCTCCTGTGTGAACATGAAGAAGCACATGAGAATCCACACCGGTGAGAAGCCTTACACTTGCAACGAGTGCGGTAAAGAGTTTGCGGATTCTTCTGCTTTCAAGAATCATTTGCGAGTGCACACGGGGGAAAGGCCCTTCAAGTGTACCTACTGCAAGAAAAAATTTGCTACCAACACGACTTTGAAAAGGCACACCAGAACACATACAGGTGAAAAACCATATAAATGCACCGTATGTGATAAGGTGTTCGGTCACAAAACCGACCTGAAAGGACACATGAGGATGCACACTGGCGAGAAGCCCTACAAATGCACTAGTTGTGGGGAACAGTTCTCCACCTGGTTAAAACTTCATAAGCATAAACAGCGTGCACATGCAAGCGAATCAGAAAAACCCGCCGAATAA
- the LOC100710702 gene encoding zinc finger protein 37 isoform X1, producing MYPVQSMRRFVCDRLTAAAQEILGAFEKRVEEYESEIARQRRLLDTVFTPEIKLQDKDLAKTSLSQQQSNSESDSTVQPDITRIKDEHEEMCISQERQQLTQQQAPAASKVTPASTDQSARSDQSQPSGPDQTNPAASNDPKPRVSNEDERDRESSPVPPPDDDNHFFCHNSDEGESQADITCNYGSETPTRGDTDTSSAITAAQPLDKENNDVGSTANSGTEEGQVCTNESNEPASDGRCNIENISSTSNSELTPTVRCNSETTSAMSTEPTQNKKRIDGNETSTATAGLTSNTKQSGDYTTSTKSTEQTLTKSPTETRCPDVTPHEKRDQTSPPVGNGEPAPNKSSQDGGPNSTVSLYEKSSDKKTSATSDEHASRKKRSDEKKKPSRSTDLAASRKPRDGKMSSSTTPQLMPNEKHKDWDTNDDTEPSPDFTCHDISMENTEPIQNKTSDHEQVASNGSPDQAENGQSTEGNTSSISSSELAQKKQSEGKLASQNKNSNSDEATLAESTETTPNKMPGDETTSTTSTSSRKHTHQRTSSTRSRDLTKHKKHRHRDTKSLSSKEAGLLKRQNDGSATSGGSTNPTQRKRHKDQSGESTQTTEGRHSEKNNNGSKTSSGSTDPTQKKRHRESEKRLKASNESDGGNAKDEENPYKCDRCGKVMSNFKNYKFHMKSHTVEKTFKCETCGKMFRESWDLNKHLVIHSAEKPFKCDVCGNGFNRRYNLDLHVRVHTGEKPYKCSTCGKSFSSCVNMKKHMRIHTGEKPYTCNECGKEFADSSAFKNHLRVHTGERPFKCTYCKKKFATNTTLKRHTRTHTGEKPYKCTVCDKVFGHKTDLKGHMRMHTGEKPYKCTSCGEQFSTWLKLHKHKQRAHASESEKPAE from the exons ATGTATCCCGTTCAAAGCATGCGTAGGTTTGTCTGTGATCGACTAACAGCGGCTGCCCAAGAAATACTGGGAGCGTTTGAAAAGAGAGTAGAAGAGTACGAGTCAGAAATCGCACGTCAACGCAGACTGCTGGATACGGTGTTCACACCGGAGATTAAGTTGCAGGATAAAG ATCTTGCAAAGACTTCTTTGAGTCAGCAGCAGAGTAACAGTGAGAGTGACTCCACTGTTCAGCCTGATATTACACGGATTAAAGATGAGCATGAGGAAATGTGCATCAGTCAGGAACGACAGCAGCTCACACAGCAGCAGGCGCCTGCTGCTTCTAAGGTGACTCCAGCTTCAACTGATCAAAGTGCCCGCAGTGATCAGTCTCAGCCTTCAGGTCCTGACCAAACGAATCCTGCAGCAAGTAATGATCCCAAACCCAGAGTCTCTAATGAAGATGAACGTGACAGAGAGAGTTCTCCAGTACCACCTCCAGATGATGACAACCACTTCTTCTGTCACAACTCGGATGAAGGGGAGAGTCAAGCTGACATAACTTGTAACTATGGAAGTGAAACACCAACAAGAGGCGATACGGACACATCATCAGCTATTACAGCAGCGCAGCCGTTAGATAAGGAAAACAATGATGTGGGCAGCACAGCAAACAGTGGTACAGAGGAAGGACAGGTGTGTACCAATGAGAGCAATGAGCCAGCATCAGATGGAAGATGTAACATTGAAAACATATCATCAACCAGTAATTCTGAGTTAACACCTACTGTAAGATGTAATAGTGAGACCACATCAGCTATGAGTACTGAGCCAACACAGAACAAGAAACGTATAGATGGGAATGAAACGTCAACCGCAACTGCTGGCCTAACGAGTAACACAAAACAAAGTGGTGACTACACAACATCTACAAAAAGCACTGAACAAACACTAACAAAGAGCCCAACAGAAACTAGATGCCCCGATGTAACACCACATGAGAAACGCGATCAAACGAGCCCTCCGGTAGGGAACGGTGAACCAGCACCAAATAAGTCAAGTCAAGATGGGGGACCAAACTCAACTGTCAGCCTATATGAAAAAAGCAGTGATAAGAAAACATCAGCTACAAGTGATGAGCATGCATCTAGAAAGAAACGTAGCGATGAGAAGAAGAAACCAAGCAGAAGTACTGATTTAGCTGCAAGTAGGAAACCCAGAGATGGAAAAATGTCATCAAGTACAACTCCTCAGTTAATGCCAAATGAGAAGCATAAAGACTGGGACACAAACGATGACACTGAGCCTTCACCAGACTTTACATGTCACGACATATCAATGGAAAATACTGAGCCAATTCAAAATAAGACTAGTGACCATGAACAGGTAGCATCAAATGGAAGTCCAGATCAGGCAGAAAACGGCCAATCCACTGAGGGGAACACATCCTCAATTTCAAGTTCTGAGCTAGCACAAAAGAAGCAGAGTGAAGGAAAACTAGCTTCACAAAATAAGAATTCTAACAGTGACGAAGCTACATTGGCTGAAAGTACCGAAACAACGCCAAATAAGATGCCTGGTGATGAGACTACAAGTACTACGTCAACCTCAAGTAGGAAACATACACATCAGAGAACATCATCAACCAGAAGCCGGGATTTAACAAAACACAAGAAGCATAGACATAGAGACACAAAGTCTTTAAGTAGTAAGGAAGCAGGACTGcttaaaagacaaaatgatGGGAGCGCAACATCAGGAGGAAGCACCAACCCAACACAAAGGAAAAGACATAAGGATCAGAGTGGGGAATCCACCCAAACTACAGAGGGAAGACAcagtgagaaaaacaacaatGGGAGCAAAACATCAAGTGGAAGTACTGATCCAACTCAAAAGAAGAGACATAGGGAAAGTGAAAAACGCTTAAAAGCATCAAATGAGAGTGATGGTGGTAATGCCAAAGATGAGGAAAATCCTTACAAGTGTGACCGGTGTGGCAAAGTGATGTCCAATTTCAAAAACTACAAATTTCATATGAAGAGCCACACAGTTGAGAAGACGTTCAAATGTGAGACTTGTGGCAAGATGTTCCGGGAAAGTTgggatttaaataaacatttagtgatTCATTCAGCCGAGAAGCCCTTCAAGTGCGACGTCTGTGGAAACGGGTTCAACCGACGTTATAATCTCGACCTGCACGTCAGGGTTCACACTGGGGAAAAGCCCTACAAATGCAGCACCTGCGGGAAAAGCTTCAGCTCCTGTGTGAACATGAAGAAGCACATGAGAATCCACACCGGTGAGAAGCCTTACACTTGCAACGAGTGCGGTAAAGAGTTTGCGGATTCTTCTGCTTTCAAGAATCATTTGCGAGTGCACACGGGGGAAAGGCCCTTCAAGTGTACCTACTGCAAGAAAAAATTTGCTACCAACACGACTTTGAAAAGGCACACCAGAACACATACAGGTGAAAAACCATATAAATGCACCGTATGTGATAAGGTGTTCGGTCACAAAACCGACCTGAAAGGACACATGAGGATGCACACTGGCGAGAAGCCCTACAAATGCACTAGTTGTGGGGAACAGTTCTCCACCTGGTTAAAACTTCATAAGCATAAACAGCGTGCACATGCAAGCGAATCAGAAAAACCCGCCGAATAA